A single window of Liolophura sinensis isolate JHLJ2023 chromosome 6, CUHK_Ljap_v2, whole genome shotgun sequence DNA harbors:
- the LOC135466919 gene encoding uncharacterized protein LOC135466919: MVNSSDGNESDTSTTTAVKPVSAQLTPTNGSEKVKYESEPSRSRSTTPTSLKMFPVDGIASMYSNPLVSAAGAFSAAAAAGTAMANSAALGIPSLVREFLTPSTSDPSYVTLTSAKTTGRKPRNDRRKQQENYPRARRQKRRSLLGEEKKK; the protein is encoded by the coding sequence ATGGTGAACTCTTCAGACGGCAATGAAAGTGACACTTCAACAACAACGGCAGTGAAGCCGGTTTCTGCTCAGCTCACGCCAACGAACGGTTCAGAGAAGGTGAAATACGAAAGTGAGCCGAGTCGCTCGCGCAGCACCACCCCAACATCTTTAAAAATGTTTCCTGTGGATGGAATAGCATCTATGTATTCAAACCCTTTGGTGTCTGCTGCCGGAGCATTTTCGGCAGCCGCTGCAGCTGGTACAGCCATGGCGAACAGTGCGGCATTAGGCATTCCATCTCTGGTACGAGAGTTCCTTACCCCCTCTACCTCTGACCCCTCTTACGTCACACTTACTTCAGCGAAAACGACGGGCCGAAAACCGAGAAATGATCGAcgaaaacaacaagaaaactATCCCCGTGCCAGAAGACAAAAAAGACGAAGCTTACTGGGAgaggagaagaaaaaataa